The genome window ATCATCGCCATTGCGCCGGTCGTGGCCCATGTCGAAGCAGAAACCAATGCGGGGGTCCAGGTCTTTGATCGCATTATGGATGGAAATCGCATTGGGGTACAGCGCGATATCAGGACCGTGGTTATGGATAGCGAACCGAAAATCATATTCCTTCACCTTCTTATCCACGTAGGGCAACAGCTCCGTGTTCGGCACCCCGATGATCAGTTTTACCCCAACCCGTTTGGCATACGCGAAGGCATTATCGACTTCCTGCGTTGTTTTCATGTAGATGGGCCCAACGGCATAGCCCGTAACGCCCGACTGGGCCAGTTTTTCGTGAAAGGCGGTGATCTGTTCGGGCGTACTCGCCAGCGGCAGATGAAAATCCTTGATACACAGGTAGTGTACATCGGTTTTCTTCATCATCTCAAGTGCCTGTTCCAGGTTGAAGTGCACGAAGGAATACCCGGCCATACCCAGCTTAAAGAGATCACCGCCCGGTGCGGTGCTGGTTTCGGGCGTCTTCGTCGAGGCTATGGCAACCGGCCCTATCGTGGCCAGTGCGGCACTTCCTCCGGCACTTTTTAAAAACGATCGTCGTGTCGTCATTGATACTGACTGGTAAGTTTTGTGGCTATCCAGCTAGTGTAAGGCGATTTTGTCCCGTTTTTACTCCTGATACGATGATCTTGGCGAAAGGAACACCGAAGGAGTGATCATTTACGATTCGTTAGCGAGCGATTGTAGGCCCAAGTCGAGAAAACAGCCGCTAACGAATCGGTAAATGCATCAAAACCAAAAAGCCCCCGCTATTGCTGGCGGGGGCTTTTATACAATCAAGGAAATCAGACGAATCCGATCAATCCCGGTTTATTTCACTTCTTCGTACGGAACGTCCGAAACGTTGTCGCCGGCTGGCTGGCCCTGATTACCAGGATTGGCGTTTCCGCCGTCGAAGCCAGCTCCGTCCGTTGGACCACCCGCGCCGTTGGTCGCGTTGTAAAGATCCGTCGAT of Spirosoma agri contains these proteins:
- a CDS encoding TIM barrel protein is translated as MTTRRSFLKSAGGSAALATIGPVAIASTKTPETSTAPGGDLFKLGMAGYSFVHFNLEQALEMMKKTDVHYLCIKDFHLPLASTPEQITAFHEKLAQSGVTGYAVGPIYMKTTQEVDNAFAYAKRVGVKLIIGVPNTELLPYVDKKVKEYDFRFAIHNHGPDIALYPNAISIHNAIKDLDPRIGFCFDMGHDRRNGDDPVADLQTYAKRIFDIHLKNVTAATKEGKTCELGRGVIDIPAFVDMLRKVKYDGSCSLEYEKDMKDPLAGIAESVGYFKGVCDATRKRKS